A single genomic interval of Melitaea cinxia chromosome 18, ilMelCinx1.1, whole genome shotgun sequence harbors:
- the LOC123662419 gene encoding serine/threonine-protein kinase D1 — translation MEDEVTFLFQMGVLRDAVSAPVHRLTLAHLKELAVKFVHEKIPDNGLNRLSDRILLFRHDYCSPNVLQIINSATDVTDETLVEIVLTANPLLCDGADTPPAPRPHTLAVHSYKAPTFCDFCGEMLFGLVRQGLKCEGCGLNYHKRCAVKVPSNCVSPAASASGSSRRQSAAPSAQSPKRPASSWGSLGIPHTFQVHTYTRPTVCRLCKKLLRGLFKQGLQCGDCHYNAHRKCLPYVPKDCGGEIRDHHGENQDNCSTSSEISDIRASHDDDSDDGDHDNNDHGHNNHEEEDEEPQRDTVPERAANKPSSSSSSPSANIPLMRIVQSVKHTKKKDGQWLKEGWLVHFTNKDKTIKRHYWRLDSKSITLFTSEQGTKYYKEIPLNEILAVDTARTPQSDVMHCFELRTANVDYLVGVDPAWQGGAAPLPPPDSGIGAYLARSWETALRHALMPHTHSEAPGGSSPAGERVAEMAQLYQIHPDEVLGSGQFGIVYGGLHRATSRPVAIKVIDKLRFPTKQEAQLKNEVAILQNLSHPGVVNLERMFETPERIFVVMEKLKGDMLEMILSHEKGRLTERITKFLVAQILVALKHLHEKNIVHCDLKPENVLLSSDETFPQVKLCDFGFARIIGEKSFRRSVVGTPAYLAPEVLRNKGYNRSLDMWSVGVIIYVSLSGTFPFNEDEDINEQIQNAAFMYPPAPWREISAEAIDLINNLLQVKQRKRLSVDKCAAHAWLQTEEAWRDLRALEARVGARYLTHASDDARVGARYLTHASDDARHGH, via the exons ATGGAGGACGAGGTGACGTTCCTGTTTCAAATGGGCGTGCTCCGTGACGCGGTTTCGGCTCCCGTACACAGACTGACCCTCGCTCATTTGAAGGAACTGGCTGTCAAATTCGTTCACGAGAAG ATCCCGGACAACGGTCTCAACCGCCTCTCGGACCGGATCCTGCTGTTCCGTCACGACTACTGCTCGCCCAACGTACTTCAAATCATCAACTCGGCCACTGACGTCACTGACGAGACCCTTGTCGAAATCGTCTTAACTGCGAACC cTCTTCTCTGCGATGGTGCCGACACACCACCAGCTCCCCGACCACACACCTTGGCAGTACATTCATATAAAGCACCGACCTTCTGTGATTTCTGTGGGGAAATGCTGTTCGGTCTGGTGCGACAGGGGCTTAAGTGTGAAG GTTGCGGTCTGAACTACCACAAGCGCTGTGCCGTCAAAGTTCCATCGAACTGCGTGTCTCCAGCGGCCAGCGCTTCTGGTTCCAGTCGACGACAGTCCGCAGCGCCCTCAGCTCAGA GTCCCAAGAGGCCGGCCAGCTCGTGGGGCTCGCTCGGTATACCCCACACCTTCCAAGTGCACACGTACACTCGCCCCACCGTGTGTCGCCTGTGCAAGAAGCTGTTGCGCGGCCTGTTCAAACAGGGTCTACAGTGTGGCGACTGCCATTACAACGCTCATCGGAAATGTCTACCATACGTGCCCAAAGACTGCGGCGGGGAAATCAGGGACCATCACG GAGAGAACCAAGACAACTGCAGCACCAGCAGCGAGATCTCGGACATTCGCGCGTCtcatgacgatgactctgacgATGGTGATCACGACAACAATGACCACGGCCACAACAACCATGAG GAGGAAGACGAGGAACCCCAACGAGACACTGTCCCCGAGCGTGCTGCCAACAAACCTAGCAG TTCGTCGTCATCCCCGAGCGCTAATATCCCTCTGATGCGTATCGTGCAATCAGTGAAACATACCAAGAAGAAAGATGGACAGTGGCTTAAAGAGGGCTGGCTTGTGCATTTTACTAATAAGGACAAAACG atCAAACGTCACTATTGGCGATTAGACAGCAAGTCGATCACGCTCTTCACCTCCGAACAAGGAACCAAGTACTACAAAGAGATCCCTCTCAACGAGATATTAGCTGTCGATACTGCTAGAACGCCTCAGTCAG ATGTGATGCATTGCTTCGAGCTGCGTACAGCCAACGTCGACTACCTGGTGGGGGTGGATCCCGCATGGCAGGGAGGGGCAGCTCCACTACCTCCACCCGACAGTGGGATTGGAGCCTACCTCGCGCGCTCCTGGGAGACCGCCTTGAGACACGCTCTCATGCCTCACACGCACTCCG AGGCGCCGGGTGGCTCGTCACCTGCGGGTGAGCGAGTTGCAGAAATGGCTCAGCTGTATCAAATCCACCCTGATGAGGTGCTGGGCTCGGGACAGTTCGGTATCGTGTACGGCGGCCTGCATCGCGCCACCTCCAGACCCGTCGCTATCAAG GTTATAGATAAACTGCGTTTCCCGACAAAACAAGAAGCCCAACTCAAAAATGAGGTAGCCATCTTGCAGAATCTATCCCACCCCGGAGTCGTCAATCTCGAGAGAATGTTCGAGACTCCGGAGCGTATCTTCGTGGTAATGGAGAAGCTTAAGGGAGATATGCTTGAAATGATCCTCTCGCATGAAAAGGGACGTCTCACTGAACGGATTACGAAGTTCCTGGTAGCACAA atCCTAGTAGCACTAAAGCACTTACATGAGAAGAATATCGTTCACTGCGATTTGAAGCCAGAGAACGTTCTCTTGTCGTCTGACGAGACGTTTCCGCAAGTGAAGCTGTGTGACTTCGGCTTCGCGCGAATTATTGGAGAGAAATCCTTTCGTCGGTCGGTTGTCGGTACACCGGCTTACCTCG CTCCAGAAGTCCTTCGCAATAAGGGCTACAACCGGTCACTGGACATGTGGTCGGTGGGCGTCATCATATACGTGTCGCTGTCCGGAACCTTCCCCTTCAATGAGGACGAAGACATCAACGAGCAGATCCAGAACGCGGCCTTCATGTACCCGCCGGCGCCCTGGAGGGAGATCTCCGCGGAGG CCATCGACCTGATCAACAACCTGCTGCAAGTGAAGCAGCGCAAGCGCCTGTCGGTGGACAAGTGCGCGGCGCACGCGTGGCTGCAGACGGAGGAGGCGTGGCGCGACCTGCGCGCGCTGGAGgcccgcgtgggcgcgcgctacctcacgcacgccagcgacgac gcccgcgtgggcgcgcgcTACCTCACGCACGCCAGCGACGACGCGCGCCACGGGCACTGA